A single Anopheles maculipalpis chromosome 3RL, idAnoMacuDA_375_x, whole genome shotgun sequence DNA region contains:
- the LOC126563857 gene encoding roundabout homolog 2-like isoform X2, whose translation MTFVTDVGIHHSVVWFLLMCSGISTKVLALEYPKITEHPLDVIVTRHDPATLNCKAEGVPTPTITWFKDGEPIKAEPGTHKMLLPAGGLFFLRVVHSRRETDAGVYWCEATNELGAARSHNATLQVSVLREEFRLEPQNTRVAQGETVLLECGPPRGSPEPTVFWRKNGQTLDLSSSKRIRIVDGGNLAIQDARQSDDGRYQCVAKNIVGVRESTVAFLRVHVKPFLIRGPQDQTVVAGSSVVFQCRVGGEPLPDVLWRRSASGGNMPLERVRVLEDRSLRIDDITIEDMGEYSCEADNAVGSITASGTLVVHSPPSFLVRPKNLLIEPGSEALFECQATGHPYPTLFWSVEGNRTLLLPGNRMDNLEVTQNADGTSVLSITQIGRMDNGKVIVCSAVNSVGSVSTRVVLSVNLQDDRPPPLILQGPSNQTLPIKSVAILPCKASGVPSPVISWYKDGIPVLATEKINITESGTLSIAELSKIDDSGLYTCVASSKSGKTTWSALLRVDVPTNPNIKFYRAPEASAFPGPPGKPQVTNITESSITISWARSSKVGASSLVGYAVELFGRNQTEGWFQVANRLQNNIYTQTGLSAGVTYYFVVRAENSHGISLPSPLSEPILLGMNDIFGTGIDMSEARASLLSGDVVELVNATAIDSTSMKLVWEIINGKYVEGFYIYSRDTTHSDRATGGQSYKMMTVLNAGASSCTMTGLDKYTEYEFFVVPFYKTVEGKPSNYRLARTLEDVPSEPPYGMEALLLNSSAVYLKWKAPAAIAQNGILRTYNIIVRGVDLRTNYSKVLSNVTIEATSSTLLLANLTEGVTYTVSIAAATSAGMGPFSNPATLRLDPVTKQLDQTSHRYPINHNNMDDILTQPWFIAVLGCILVLMMLSFGAMVFVKRKHMMMKQSALAALRAHPTGGVVKIPRNDSLWMNPSSMVWGYQTAGRNKDHIQDYAPVGTTSTLPLDQQHQQTMLHDNRSRYVEYTDYPSDYAEVSTFNPLPHDGANHLTSQQCGSRAPSEYSSGGTRSPAPYATTTLIGNARFITAAGGATGNDSHLHHLVPSTTAGNMYFDGDAYSGGSITRAPSDNDSAGYGRNVCSETYFNPKEKINITENKLASHTISLLAASNASVSGGYHHLVPSQNGSSNGQSSGANSAYSASSGSSNSSNGTDAGTIHGRPGGSTQPLPSSTQMPRTLRNGSNKTRFKLSRTPIVSSLRSTSKQDTGLSESSNQPFPHQEQQKKMSSLNNLGQKQQFYIKVGETGVPGSTNSWNHSTASAMTMANLYQNTHATMPPGAHGDDTNVVVYLPTGNRSVISYRAGSEMGDDV comes from the exons ATGACTTTTGTCACTGATGTTGGCATTCATCATTCCGTGGTATGGTTTCTGTTAATGTGCAGTGGTATTTCAACGAAAGTACTAG CTTTGGAGTATCCAAAAATTACGGAACATCCGCTAGACGTCATTGTAACTCGTCACGACCCAGCAACACTCAACTGTAAAGCGGAAGGCGTCCCGACACCAACAATCACTTGGTTTAAAGATGGTGAACCGATTAAAGCCGAACCGGGGACTCATAAAATGCTGCTGCCCGCAggaggtttattttttctgagG GTCGTGCACTCACGTCGTGAGACTGATGCGGGTGTTTACTGGTGCGAAGCGACGAACGAACTTGGTGCTGCCAGGAGTCACAATGCAACGCTTCAAGTATCAG TTCTCAGGGAAGAGTTTCGCCTAGAACCACAGAATACACGAGTAGCGCAGGGTGAAACGGTTCTGCTGGAATGTGGACCACCGAGAGGCTCACCGGAACCAACAGTTTTCTGGCGCAAAAACGGACAAACTTTGGATCTCTCCAGCTCCAAACG CATCCGTATCGTGGACGGTGGCAATCTGGCTATTCAAGATGCTCGCCAATCCGACGACGGTCGTTATCAGTGTGTGGCGAAGAATATAGTAGGAGTGCGCGAATCCACCGTTGCCTTTCTGCGAGTCCACG tgaaACCATTTCTAATACGTGGGCCCCAGGATCAGACTGTTGTTGCCGGCAGCTCAGTAGTGTTCCAATGTCGGGTTGGAGGTGAACCATTGCCAGATGTTCTGTGGAGGCGATCCGCTTCCGGAGGCAACATGCCGCTCG AACGAGTCCGAGTGCTAGAGGACAGAAGTTTACGAATAGATGACATCACAATCGAAGATATGGGCGAATACAGCTGCGAGGCGGACAATGCTGTCGGATCTATCACCGCATCCGGTACATTGGTGGTGCATT CACCTCCCAGTTTTCTGGTACGGCCCAAAAATCTGCTTATCGAGCCAGGATCTGAAGCATTATTCGAATGTCAGGCAACCGGACACCCATACCCAACGCTTTTCTGGTCGGTGGAAGGCAACCGTACGCTGCTACTGCCGGGAAACCGGATGGATAACTTAGAGGTTACACAGAATGCGGACGGTACCAGTGTGCTCTCCATTACCCAAATCGGTCGCATGGACAATGGTAAAGTGATCGTATGCAGTGCCGTCAACAGTGTCGGCAGCGTGAGCACGCGCGTTGTGTTGAGTGTAAATCTTCAAGATGATCGGCCACCGCCACTAATTCTGCAGGGTCCGTCCAATCAAACGTTGCCCATCAAATCCGTTGCCATCTTGCCGTGTAAGGCGAGTGGCGTTCCTTCGCCGGTCATCTCGTGGTACAAAGACGGAATACCGGTATTAGCTACGGAGAAGATAAACATTACCGAATCAGGAACGTTGTCCATTGCTGAGTTGAGCAAAATCGATGACAGCGGGCTGTACACCTGCGTCGCTAGCAGCAAATCAGGCAAAACTACCTGGAGCGCACTGCTTCGGGTTGATGTTCCAACTAATCCAAACATCAAATTCTATCGTGCACCAGAAGCATCTGCTTTCCCTGGACCACCGGGTAAGCCACAGGTAACGAACATTACCGAAAGTTCAATCACAATCTCTTGGGCAAGAAGTAGCAAAGTCGGTGCATCAAGCCTGGTCGGCTATGCAGTGGAACTGTTTGGACGTAACCAAACCGAAGGCTGGTTTCAGGTTGCAAATCGTCTTCAAAACAATATCTACACACAGACCGGACTCAGCGCCGGCGTGACATACTACTTCGTGGTGCGTGCCGAAAATTCCCACGGTATTTCATTGCCAAGTCCACTTTCGGAACCTATTCTGCTAGGAATG AACGACATTTTTGGTACTGGCATCGACATGAGTGAAGCGAGGGCAAGTTTACTCTCGGGAGATGTAGTAGAGCTCGTTAATGCAACCGCAATTGATTCCACCTCAATGAAGCTAGTGTGGGAG ATTATCAATGGGAAGTATGTGGAAGGATTTTACATTTACTCACGAGACACAACGCACTCCGATCGTGCAACCGGAGGACAATCGTACAAAATGATGACCGTTTTGAATGCTGGTGCATCTTCGTGTACCATGACGGGGCTAGATAAGTACACGGAGTACGAGTTCTTTGTAGTGCCGTTTTACAAAACGGTTGAAGGGAAACCATCTAACTACCGTCTAGCAAGAACACTTGAGGATG TTCCATCGGAACCACCTTATGGCATGGAAGCTTTGCTGTTGAATTCATCTGCGGTGTACCTGAAGTGGAAAGCCCCGGCTGCAATAGCACAGAATG GCATTCTACGAACTTACAACATTATCGTACGTGGAGTTGATTTGCGTACAAACTACTCAAAAGTGCTTAGCAATGTAACGATAGAGGCCACCTCGTCAACACTGCTGCTTGCAAACCTGACCGAAGGTGTTACGTACACGGTCAGCATAGCCGCTGCCACTTCTGCCGGTATGGGACCGTTCAGCAATCCTGCAACTTTGCGGCTCGACCCAGTCACCAAACAACTTGATCAAACATCTCACCGATACCCGATTAATCATAACAATATGGACGACATCCTCACGCAGCCCTGGTTTATTGCGGTACTTGGTTGCATACTAGTGCTCATGATGCTTTCGTTCGGTGCAATGGTGTTTGTGAAACGTAAACACATGATGATGAAACAGTCAGCACTTGCCGCTTTACGGG CTCATCCCACTGGTGGTGTCGTTAAGATACCTCGGAACGATAGCCTTTGGATGAATCCCTCGAGTATGGTGTGGGGATATCAGACAGCAGGAAGAAACAAGGACCACATACAGGACTACGCACCAGTAGGCACGACTTCCACGCTACCGTTAgatcaacaacatcaacaaaccaTGCTGCATGACAATCGTTCTCG CTACGTTGAGTACACTGACTATCCAAGCGATTATGCTGAGGTATCGACCTTCAATCCGTTACCACACGATGGAGCGAACCATCTTACGTCGCAACAGTGCGGTAGCAGGGCACCGAGTGAGTACAGTTCAGGCGGAACTCGGTCGCCTGCACCTTACGCTACAACCACACTGATTGGAAATGCGAGATTTATTACTGCTGCGGGAGGTGCAACTGGTAATGATAGTCACCTGCATCACCTGGTACCATCAACGACGGCCGGCAATATGTATTTCGACGGTGATGCCTATTCGGGTGGTTCGATCACACGCGCACCGTCGGACAATGACAGTGCGGGGTATGGTCGGAACGTTTGCTCCGAAACATATTTCAATCcgaaagagaaaattaatattaccGAGAACAAGCTGGCATCTCATACGATATCCTTGCTAGCGGCTAGTAACGCATCAGTGAGCGGCGGATATCATCACCTAGTGCCGAGTCAGAACGGAAGCTCGAACGGCCAGAGTAGTGGTGCCAACAGTGCCTATAGTgccagcagtggcagcagtaATAGCAGCAACGGTACTGACGCTGGAACCATCCACGGTCGACCGGGTGGCTCCACTCAACCACTCCCTTCTTCGACGCAGATGCCGAGGACACTGAGAAATGGTTCCAATAAAACGCGTTTTAAGCTCTCCCGAACACCGATCGTAAGCAGTTTGCGGTCCACGTCGAAGCAAGATACGGGATTAAGCGAGAGTAGCAATCAGCCATTCCCGCACCAggagcagcagaagaaaatgtcCTCGCTCAACAATTTGGGACAAAAGCAGCAGTTTTATATTAAAGTAGGTGAAACGGGAGTGCCGGGTAGTACAAACAGTTGGAACCACTCAACAGCTAGTGCAATGACCATGGCTAACCTGTACCAAAACACTCACGCCACCATGCCGCCCGGTGCTCATGGTGACGATACAAATGTGGTTGTCTACCTGCCCACCGGAAACCGCAGCGTCATTAGCTATCGTGCCGGTTCAGAGATGGGAGACGATGTGTGA
- the LOC126563857 gene encoding roundabout homolog 2-like isoform X1, with amino-acid sequence MTFVTDVGIHHSVVWFLLMCSGISTKVLALEYPKITEHPLDVIVTRHDPATLNCKAEGVPTPTITWFKDGEPIKAEPGTHKMLLPAGGLFFLRVVHSRRETDAGVYWCEATNELGAARSHNATLQVSVLREEFRLEPQNTRVAQGETVLLECGPPRGSPEPTVFWRKNGQTLDLSSSKRIRIVDGGNLAIQDARQSDDGRYQCVAKNIVGVRESTVAFLRVHVKPFLIRGPQDQTVVAGSSVVFQCRVGGEPLPDVLWRRSASGGNMPLERVRVLEDRSLRIDDITIEDMGEYSCEADNAVGSITASGTLVVHSPPSFLVRPKNLLIEPGSEALFECQATGHPYPTLFWSVEGNRTLLLPGNRMDNLEVTQNADGTSVLSITQIGRMDNGKVIVCSAVNSVGSVSTRVVLSVNLQDDRPPPLILQGPSNQTLPIKSVAILPCKASGVPSPVISWYKDGIPVLATEKINITESGTLSIAELSKIDDSGLYTCVASSKSGKTTWSALLRVDVPTNPNIKFYRAPEASAFPGPPGKPQVTNITESSITISWARSSKVGASSLVGYAVELFGRNQTEGWFQVANRLQNNIYTQTGLSAGVTYYFVVRAENSHGISLPSPLSEPILLGMVRQPHCMGFVFFPPLSYLDLTFQNDIFGTGIDMSEARASLLSGDVVELVNATAIDSTSMKLVWEIINGKYVEGFYIYSRDTTHSDRATGGQSYKMMTVLNAGASSCTMTGLDKYTEYEFFVVPFYKTVEGKPSNYRLARTLEDVPSEPPYGMEALLLNSSAVYLKWKAPAAIAQNGILRTYNIIVRGVDLRTNYSKVLSNVTIEATSSTLLLANLTEGVTYTVSIAAATSAGMGPFSNPATLRLDPVTKQLDQTSHRYPINHNNMDDILTQPWFIAVLGCILVLMMLSFGAMVFVKRKHMMMKQSALAALRAHPTGGVVKIPRNDSLWMNPSSMVWGYQTAGRNKDHIQDYAPVGTTSTLPLDQQHQQTMLHDNRSRYVEYTDYPSDYAEVSTFNPLPHDGANHLTSQQCGSRAPSEYSSGGTRSPAPYATTTLIGNARFITAAGGATGNDSHLHHLVPSTTAGNMYFDGDAYSGGSITRAPSDNDSAGYGRNVCSETYFNPKEKINITENKLASHTISLLAASNASVSGGYHHLVPSQNGSSNGQSSGANSAYSASSGSSNSSNGTDAGTIHGRPGGSTQPLPSSTQMPRTLRNGSNKTRFKLSRTPIVSSLRSTSKQDTGLSESSNQPFPHQEQQKKMSSLNNLGQKQQFYIKVGETGVPGSTNSWNHSTASAMTMANLYQNTHATMPPGAHGDDTNVVVYLPTGNRSVISYRAGSEMGDDV; translated from the exons ATGACTTTTGTCACTGATGTTGGCATTCATCATTCCGTGGTATGGTTTCTGTTAATGTGCAGTGGTATTTCAACGAAAGTACTAG CTTTGGAGTATCCAAAAATTACGGAACATCCGCTAGACGTCATTGTAACTCGTCACGACCCAGCAACACTCAACTGTAAAGCGGAAGGCGTCCCGACACCAACAATCACTTGGTTTAAAGATGGTGAACCGATTAAAGCCGAACCGGGGACTCATAAAATGCTGCTGCCCGCAggaggtttattttttctgagG GTCGTGCACTCACGTCGTGAGACTGATGCGGGTGTTTACTGGTGCGAAGCGACGAACGAACTTGGTGCTGCCAGGAGTCACAATGCAACGCTTCAAGTATCAG TTCTCAGGGAAGAGTTTCGCCTAGAACCACAGAATACACGAGTAGCGCAGGGTGAAACGGTTCTGCTGGAATGTGGACCACCGAGAGGCTCACCGGAACCAACAGTTTTCTGGCGCAAAAACGGACAAACTTTGGATCTCTCCAGCTCCAAACG CATCCGTATCGTGGACGGTGGCAATCTGGCTATTCAAGATGCTCGCCAATCCGACGACGGTCGTTATCAGTGTGTGGCGAAGAATATAGTAGGAGTGCGCGAATCCACCGTTGCCTTTCTGCGAGTCCACG tgaaACCATTTCTAATACGTGGGCCCCAGGATCAGACTGTTGTTGCCGGCAGCTCAGTAGTGTTCCAATGTCGGGTTGGAGGTGAACCATTGCCAGATGTTCTGTGGAGGCGATCCGCTTCCGGAGGCAACATGCCGCTCG AACGAGTCCGAGTGCTAGAGGACAGAAGTTTACGAATAGATGACATCACAATCGAAGATATGGGCGAATACAGCTGCGAGGCGGACAATGCTGTCGGATCTATCACCGCATCCGGTACATTGGTGGTGCATT CACCTCCCAGTTTTCTGGTACGGCCCAAAAATCTGCTTATCGAGCCAGGATCTGAAGCATTATTCGAATGTCAGGCAACCGGACACCCATACCCAACGCTTTTCTGGTCGGTGGAAGGCAACCGTACGCTGCTACTGCCGGGAAACCGGATGGATAACTTAGAGGTTACACAGAATGCGGACGGTACCAGTGTGCTCTCCATTACCCAAATCGGTCGCATGGACAATGGTAAAGTGATCGTATGCAGTGCCGTCAACAGTGTCGGCAGCGTGAGCACGCGCGTTGTGTTGAGTGTAAATCTTCAAGATGATCGGCCACCGCCACTAATTCTGCAGGGTCCGTCCAATCAAACGTTGCCCATCAAATCCGTTGCCATCTTGCCGTGTAAGGCGAGTGGCGTTCCTTCGCCGGTCATCTCGTGGTACAAAGACGGAATACCGGTATTAGCTACGGAGAAGATAAACATTACCGAATCAGGAACGTTGTCCATTGCTGAGTTGAGCAAAATCGATGACAGCGGGCTGTACACCTGCGTCGCTAGCAGCAAATCAGGCAAAACTACCTGGAGCGCACTGCTTCGGGTTGATGTTCCAACTAATCCAAACATCAAATTCTATCGTGCACCAGAAGCATCTGCTTTCCCTGGACCACCGGGTAAGCCACAGGTAACGAACATTACCGAAAGTTCAATCACAATCTCTTGGGCAAGAAGTAGCAAAGTCGGTGCATCAAGCCTGGTCGGCTATGCAGTGGAACTGTTTGGACGTAACCAAACCGAAGGCTGGTTTCAGGTTGCAAATCGTCTTCAAAACAATATCTACACACAGACCGGACTCAGCGCCGGCGTGACATACTACTTCGTGGTGCGTGCCGAAAATTCCCACGGTATTTCATTGCCAAGTCCACTTTCGGAACCTATTCTGCTAGGAATGGTGAGACAGCCGCATTGCatgggtttcgtttttttcccccccttaTCTTACCTTGATTTAACTTTTCAGAACGACATTTTTGGTACTGGCATCGACATGAGTGAAGCGAGGGCAAGTTTACTCTCGGGAGATGTAGTAGAGCTCGTTAATGCAACCGCAATTGATTCCACCTCAATGAAGCTAGTGTGGGAG ATTATCAATGGGAAGTATGTGGAAGGATTTTACATTTACTCACGAGACACAACGCACTCCGATCGTGCAACCGGAGGACAATCGTACAAAATGATGACCGTTTTGAATGCTGGTGCATCTTCGTGTACCATGACGGGGCTAGATAAGTACACGGAGTACGAGTTCTTTGTAGTGCCGTTTTACAAAACGGTTGAAGGGAAACCATCTAACTACCGTCTAGCAAGAACACTTGAGGATG TTCCATCGGAACCACCTTATGGCATGGAAGCTTTGCTGTTGAATTCATCTGCGGTGTACCTGAAGTGGAAAGCCCCGGCTGCAATAGCACAGAATG GCATTCTACGAACTTACAACATTATCGTACGTGGAGTTGATTTGCGTACAAACTACTCAAAAGTGCTTAGCAATGTAACGATAGAGGCCACCTCGTCAACACTGCTGCTTGCAAACCTGACCGAAGGTGTTACGTACACGGTCAGCATAGCCGCTGCCACTTCTGCCGGTATGGGACCGTTCAGCAATCCTGCAACTTTGCGGCTCGACCCAGTCACCAAACAACTTGATCAAACATCTCACCGATACCCGATTAATCATAACAATATGGACGACATCCTCACGCAGCCCTGGTTTATTGCGGTACTTGGTTGCATACTAGTGCTCATGATGCTTTCGTTCGGTGCAATGGTGTTTGTGAAACGTAAACACATGATGATGAAACAGTCAGCACTTGCCGCTTTACGGG CTCATCCCACTGGTGGTGTCGTTAAGATACCTCGGAACGATAGCCTTTGGATGAATCCCTCGAGTATGGTGTGGGGATATCAGACAGCAGGAAGAAACAAGGACCACATACAGGACTACGCACCAGTAGGCACGACTTCCACGCTACCGTTAgatcaacaacatcaacaaaccaTGCTGCATGACAATCGTTCTCG CTACGTTGAGTACACTGACTATCCAAGCGATTATGCTGAGGTATCGACCTTCAATCCGTTACCACACGATGGAGCGAACCATCTTACGTCGCAACAGTGCGGTAGCAGGGCACCGAGTGAGTACAGTTCAGGCGGAACTCGGTCGCCTGCACCTTACGCTACAACCACACTGATTGGAAATGCGAGATTTATTACTGCTGCGGGAGGTGCAACTGGTAATGATAGTCACCTGCATCACCTGGTACCATCAACGACGGCCGGCAATATGTATTTCGACGGTGATGCCTATTCGGGTGGTTCGATCACACGCGCACCGTCGGACAATGACAGTGCGGGGTATGGTCGGAACGTTTGCTCCGAAACATATTTCAATCcgaaagagaaaattaatattaccGAGAACAAGCTGGCATCTCATACGATATCCTTGCTAGCGGCTAGTAACGCATCAGTGAGCGGCGGATATCATCACCTAGTGCCGAGTCAGAACGGAAGCTCGAACGGCCAGAGTAGTGGTGCCAACAGTGCCTATAGTgccagcagtggcagcagtaATAGCAGCAACGGTACTGACGCTGGAACCATCCACGGTCGACCGGGTGGCTCCACTCAACCACTCCCTTCTTCGACGCAGATGCCGAGGACACTGAGAAATGGTTCCAATAAAACGCGTTTTAAGCTCTCCCGAACACCGATCGTAAGCAGTTTGCGGTCCACGTCGAAGCAAGATACGGGATTAAGCGAGAGTAGCAATCAGCCATTCCCGCACCAggagcagcagaagaaaatgtcCTCGCTCAACAATTTGGGACAAAAGCAGCAGTTTTATATTAAAGTAGGTGAAACGGGAGTGCCGGGTAGTACAAACAGTTGGAACCACTCAACAGCTAGTGCAATGACCATGGCTAACCTGTACCAAAACACTCACGCCACCATGCCGCCCGGTGCTCATGGTGACGATACAAATGTGGTTGTCTACCTGCCCACCGGAAACCGCAGCGTCATTAGCTATCGTGCCGGTTCAGAGATGGGAGACGATGTGTGA